From Planococcus halocryophilus, the proteins below share one genomic window:
- a CDS encoding SRPBCC family protein yields the protein MVEWREQQIINAPIEEVWALFSDEHLQTIMPQLEKHQLIKGQPNQVGSKYAQQNRIKGRVVSYVMEVTAYEDLPDYKRKDLYFVPAGLFHIALNFVLKRVESDQTLFVYSGSNRGANMIGRTLLKLDAQNSSKQEVDELMERVKRAAES from the coding sequence ATGGTAGAGTGGAGAGAACAACAAATTATCAACGCACCAATAGAAGAAGTTTGGGCATTGTTTTCAGACGAACACCTGCAAACAATCATGCCTCAACTTGAAAAGCATCAATTAATCAAAGGACAGCCCAATCAAGTAGGTTCAAAGTACGCGCAACAAAACCGCATAAAAGGCCGTGTGGTGAGTTATGTGATGGAAGTTACGGCTTATGAAGATTTGCCTGACTACAAGCGGAAAGATCTGTATTTTGTTCCTGCTGGCTTGTTTCACATTGCATTAAATTTTGTGTTAAAGCGAGTAGAAAGTGATCAGACATTATTTGTTTATAGTGGATCGAATAGAGGCGCAAACATGATTGGCCGAACTTTACTAAAACTTGATGCGCAAAATAGCAGTAAGCAAGAAGTTGATGAACTGATGGAGCGGGTAAAGAGGGCAGCTGAGTCATGA
- a CDS encoding fatty acid desaturase family protein, producing the protein MNKEFHSFGWYASKVSPHLPKKAFKPVPGRLLGGLAYLIISITGMFVIGIYDLPFLANIAISFVIGTSFAAMGFLGHEILHGTVVKKAKLRNLLGAVFFFPLLTGPLLWRKWHNMTHHVHTQNEEKDPDTWLSKEDLDKKPAMKIIYRLPFSVRAFLEFFALCFTFTLHSTKIFFAYIKEFKPEKRGVVWIQFLLPWVAWLGLIFFIGIINWLFIFLIPHLIANAIVMGYISTNHRLNPLVPVNDPLANTLSVTVPRWIDILHFNFSYHTEHHIFPSMSSKYYPLVKELIKDSWPSRYHEMPMSSALKALWKTPRVYYNGKDLIDPQAQLLYGSLGNGLNPEAIEPRPLNNSDTN; encoded by the coding sequence ATGAATAAAGAATTTCACTCTTTTGGCTGGTATGCGTCTAAAGTATCGCCGCATCTGCCCAAAAAAGCATTTAAACCGGTTCCAGGACGTTTACTTGGTGGTCTTGCTTATTTAATTATTTCAATCACAGGAATGTTTGTTATTGGAATATATGACCTACCCTTTCTTGCGAACATAGCCATTTCATTTGTAATTGGAACAAGTTTTGCCGCAATGGGATTCTTAGGACATGAAATCTTACATGGAACGGTAGTGAAAAAAGCTAAATTGCGTAATTTACTCGGAGCAGTTTTCTTTTTCCCTCTTCTTACCGGACCACTACTATGGCGTAAGTGGCATAATATGACCCATCATGTTCATACTCAAAATGAAGAGAAAGATCCTGATACGTGGTTGTCAAAAGAAGATTTAGACAAAAAGCCTGCAATGAAAATTATCTATCGATTACCATTTTCAGTCCGTGCATTTCTAGAGTTTTTCGCTTTGTGTTTTACTTTCACATTGCACTCGACTAAAATATTTTTCGCTTATATTAAGGAATTTAAGCCTGAAAAACGTGGGGTAGTTTGGATCCAGTTTTTATTGCCGTGGGTAGCTTGGTTAGGTTTGATTTTCTTTATAGGAATAATAAACTGGTTATTTATATTTTTAATCCCTCATTTAATTGCGAATGCAATTGTAATGGGATATATTTCGACTAATCATCGGTTGAATCCACTCGTTCCTGTGAATGATCCACTCGCAAATACCTTATCGGTGACGGTTCCTCGGTGGATTGACATTTTGCATTTTAATTTTTCTTATCATACAGAGCATCATATATTTCCAAGTATGAGCTCGAAGTATTATCCTTTAGTAAAAGAACTTATAAAGGATAGCTGGCCAAGTCGCTATCATGAGATGCCAATGTCGAGTGCTTTAAAAGCGTTATGGAAGACTCCAAGAGTTTATTACAATGGGAAAGATTTAATTGATCCTCAAGCACAGTTGTTATATGGATCACTTGGGAATGGTCTAAATCCCGAAGCAATTGAGCCACGGCCGTTGAATAACAGCGATACAAACTAG
- a CDS encoding SRPBCC family protein, translating to MVKWKEEMTIDANIEKVWNLFKDENIKQVMPKIEEHILLEKNNNELGAKHAQSYHEGGQLQTYIVETVGYEDLPDKKLKQTQFEMGQSFDVFYSFTLLKENENQTRFIYEGFNKGKGLMGKAMLLSGSKKTRKQTVTTFMERVRDEGLKG from the coding sequence ATGGTTAAATGGAAAGAAGAAATGACGATTGATGCAAATATCGAAAAAGTATGGAATTTATTCAAAGACGAAAACATTAAACAAGTGATGCCAAAAATAGAAGAACACATCTTACTTGAAAAGAACAACAATGAACTGGGTGCAAAACACGCACAAAGTTATCACGAAGGCGGTCAGCTGCAAACGTATATTGTGGAGACTGTAGGTTATGAAGATTTGCCGGACAAAAAGCTGAAACAAACTCAGTTTGAAATGGGACAAAGCTTTGATGTGTTTTATTCGTTTACGTTATTAAAAGAAAATGAAAACCAAACGAGGTTTATTTACGAAGGATTTAATAAAGGCAAAGGATTGATGGGCAAGGCGATGTTATTGTCAGGAAGTAAAAAAACGCGGAAGCAAACCGTAACGACGTTTATGGAACGCGTAAGAGACGAAGGGTTGAAAGGATAA